Proteins co-encoded in one Megalops cyprinoides isolate fMegCyp1 chromosome 1, fMegCyp1.pri, whole genome shotgun sequence genomic window:
- the ndst2b gene encoding bifunctional heparan sulfate N-deacetylase/N-sulfotransferase 2 — protein MAGVRKLGWSVRHLELHRLVLALIAFCLLSMALLAYYVSGGPKIKEAPPLPYGECGAPSAAGPQRALLFPAVGPGRRVTKPVDNLRTDPVVLVFVESLYSQLGQEIVAILESSRFRYRTEIAPGRGDMPTLAGRDRGRYALVIYENILKYVNLDAWNRDLLDKYCLEYGVGVVGFFKANENSLLSAQLKGFPLLLHSNLALRDYRINPAAPLLYITRPNLPDPGPLPGDDWTVFQSNHSTYEPVLLASTQSSESPSHAGQQGAVHATVVQDLGLLDGIQRVLFGNNLSFWLHKLVFVDSIAYLTAKKLCLPLERHLLVDVDDIFVGKEGTRMKVSDVEALLNTQNKLRALVPNFTFNLGFSGKFYYTGTDEEDRGDDMLLRHRKEFWWFPHMWSHMQPHLFHNVTVLAEQMRLNMLFAQEHGIPTDMGYAVAPHHSGVYPVHSQLYEAWKSVWGIKVTSTEEYPHLRPARYRRGFIHNGIQVLPRQTCGLFTHTIFYNEYPGGSRELDKSIRGGELFLTVLLNPVSIFMTHLSNYGNDRLGLYTFESLVRFVQCWTNLRLHTLPPVQLAEKYFQIFPEERDPLWQNPCHDKRHKDIWSKEKTCDRLPKFLVIGPQKTGTTALHAFLTLHPAITSSFPSPVTFEEVQFFNGPNYQRGIDWYMDFFPFPSNASTDFMFEKSANYFDTEVTPKRAAALLPRAKILAVLINPADRAYSWYQHQRAHQDPAALNYTFHQVVTAGASSPPEVLYLRRRCLGPGAYAAHLERWLRHYQPSQLLVVDGVLLRSNPAVVMEGVQKFLGVTPLYNYTQALTYDDSKGFWCQKVDGGRSKCLGKSKGRKYPDMTPETRSFLTEHFREHNMDLLRLLNRLGQTLPGWLREELQSSRWS, from the exons ATGGCGGGCGTGAGGAAGCTGGGGTGGAGCGTGCGGCACCTGGAGCTCCACCGGCTGGTCCTTGCGCTCATCGCCTTCTGCCTGCTCTCCATGGCCCTGCTGGCCTACTACGTCAGCGGTGGCCCCAAAATCAAGGAGGCGCCCCCGCTGCCCTACGGCGAGTGCGGGGCGCCATCCGCTGCGGGGCCTCAGAGGGCCCTCCTCTTCCCGGCCGTGGGGCCCGGCCGCCGCGTCACCAAGCCCGTGGACAACTTGCGCACGGACCCCGTGGTGCTGGTGTTTGTGGAGAGCCTCTACTCCCAGCTGGGCCAGGAGATCGTGGCCATCCTGGAGTCCAGCCGCTTCAGATACCGCACCGAGATCGCCCCCGGCAGGGGCGACATGCCCACCCTGGCCGGGCGGGACCGCGGCCGCTACGCCCTCGTCATCTATGAGAACATCCTCAAGTATGTCAATCTGGACGCCTGGAACCGTGACCTGCTGGACAAGTACTGCCTGGAGTACGGCGTGGGCGTGGTGGGCTTCTTCAAGGCCAACGAGAACTCGCTGCTGAGCGCTCAGCTCAAGGGCTTCCCCCTCTTGCTGCACTCAAACCTGGCGCTGCGGGATTACCGGATCAACCCGGCGGCGCCGCTCCTGTACATCACCCGCCCGAACCTCCCGGACCCGGGCCCCCTGCCTGGCGACGACTGGACCGTCTTCCAGTCCAACCACAGCACCTACGAGCCCGTGCTGCTGGCCAGCACCCAGTCCTCCGAGTCGCCGTCCCACgccggccagcagggggcggtgcATGCCACCGTGGTGCAGGACCTGGGCTTGCTGGACGGCATCCAGAGGGTGCTCTTCGGCAACAACCTCTCCTTCTGGCTGCACAAGCTCGTCTTTGTGGACTCCATCGCCTACCTGACGGCCAAGAAGCTCTGCCTGCCACTGgagcgccacctgctggtggaCGTGGATGACATCTTTGTGGGCAAGGAGGGTACCCGCATGAAGGTGTCTGACGTGGAG gcctTGCTCAACACGCAGAACAAACTGCGAGCTCTGGTTCCCAATTTCACCTTTAACTTGGGTTTCTCTGGAAAGTTCTACTACACAG GGACAGACGAGGAGGACCGGGGTGACGACATGCTGCTGCGGCACAGGAAGGAGTTCTGGTGGTTCCCCCACATGTGGAGCCACATGCAGCCGCACCTCTTCCACAACGTCACCGTGCTGGCAGAGCAGATGCGGCTCAACATGCTCTTCGCTCAG GAGCACGGCATCCCCACTGATATGGGGTACGCGGTGGCGCCCCACCACTCGGGGGTGTACCCTGTGCACAGCCAGCTGTACGAGGCCTGGAAGTCGGTGTGGGGGATCAAGGTGACCAGCACGGAGGAGTACCCCCACCTGAGGCCTGCCCGGTACCGCCGTGGCTTCATCCACAACGGCATCCAG gtTTTGCCCAGGCAGACATGTGGTCTCTTCACTCACACCATCTTCTATAATGAGTACCCAGGGGGCTCCAGGGAGCTGGACAAGAGCATCCGTGGGGGGGAGCTGTTCCTGACTGTACTGCTTAACCCT GTCAGCATCTTCATGACTCACCTGTCCAACTACGGGAACGACCGGCTGGGCCTGTACACCTTCGAGTCGCTAGTGAGGTTTGTGCAGTGCTGGACCAACCTGCGCCTGCACACCCTGCCCCCAGTGCAGCTGGCAGAGAAGTACTTCCAGATCTTCCCCGAGGAGAGGGACCCCTTGTGGCAG AACCCCTGTCATGAcaagagacacaaagacatctgGTCCAAGGAGAAGACCTGTGATAGGCTGCCCAAGTTCCTTGTGATTGGTCCACAAAAGACAG GTACCACGGCCCTGCACGCCTTCCTGACCCTTCACCCCGCCATCACCAGCAGCTTCCCCAGCCCCGTCACCTTCGAGGAGGTGCAGTTCTTCAACGGTCCCAACTACCAACGCGGCATTGACTG GTATATGGAtttcttccccttcccctccaaCGCCAGCACAGACTTCATGTTTGAGAAAAGTGCCAACTACTTCGACACGGAGGTGACCCCCAAGAGAGCGGCCGCCCTGCTGCCCAGGGCCAAGATCCTGGCCGTGCTCATAAACCCTGCGGATCGGGCGTACTCTTGGTaccag CACCAGCGGGCGCACCAGGACCCGGCGGCCCTAAACTACACCTTCCACCAGGTGGTGACAGCGGGAGCGTCCTCGCCCCCGGAGGTGCTGTACCTGCGCCGCCGCTGCCTGGGCCCCGGGGCCTACGCCGCTCACCTAGAGCGCTGGCTGCGCCACTACCAGCCCAGCCAG CTCCTGGTAGTAGACGGGGTCTTGCTGCGCTCCAACCCTGCAGTGGTGATGGAGGGAGTCCAGAAGTTTTTGGGGGTCACGCCCCTCTATAACTACACCCAAGCGCTGAC GTATGATGACAGCAAGGGCTTCTGGTGCCAGAAGGTGGATGGAGGTCGCTCCAAGTGCCTGGGAAAGAGCAAAGGGAGGAAGTACCCCGACATGACACCAGAG aCACGGTCCTTCCTGACAGAGCACTTCAGGGAGCACAACATGGACCTGCTGAGGCTCCTGAACCGGCTGGGCCAGACGCTGCCCGGCTGGCTGCGGGAGGAGCTACAGAGCAGCCGCTGGAGCTGA